In a single window of the Streptomyces sp. NBC_00285 genome:
- a CDS encoding DUF418 domain-containing protein has protein sequence MREREAVRPGRVQHVDVLRGFALFGILLVNAQLMAGPYTAFGGGPHAWGVDRAAARVVTATTTLYQLFSFLFGYSFVLQERSARESGSPSAPHHLRRTAGLFGLGLVHAVLLYPGDILMTYAALGLILYGLRGLSPRAALRVAVCLVAGLAVLLLGYGLLTVAFTEPVTPAQYAPEAARVVAAYRGGFLSVVGAHLRELPTALGANLMYTPDMLAAFLAGLAAAKAGLVERRGRDRRWLRGVVVRWLPVGLAGGVVTACCANGPLDSRWFLVGHAVSLLTAPALTASYACGLLLLLSAVRPAAARVLAASGRMALTHYLTQSLVLALVFTGYGFGLYDRVGTAVVLAGCVMLYGAQLALGVWLMGRVRYAPAELVLRTVTLGRSPGSSPRRSPCPGSGPAPAADEPLRVP, from the coding sequence GTGAGGGAGCGCGAGGCGGTCCGTCCCGGGCGGGTCCAACACGTCGATGTGCTGCGCGGGTTCGCCCTGTTCGGCATCCTGCTCGTCAACGCCCAGCTGATGGCGGGTCCCTACACGGCGTTCGGGGGTGGTCCGCACGCCTGGGGCGTCGACCGGGCCGCCGCCCGGGTGGTGACCGCGACCACCACCCTCTACCAGCTGTTCTCCTTCCTCTTCGGCTACAGCTTCGTCCTTCAGGAGCGCTCCGCCCGGGAGTCGGGAAGCCCGTCCGCCCCGCACCATCTCCGGCGTACCGCAGGGCTGTTCGGACTCGGTCTCGTCCACGCCGTGCTGCTCTATCCCGGCGACATCCTGATGACGTACGCCGCTCTGGGACTGATCCTGTACGGCCTGCGCGGCCTCTCCCCCCGGGCCGCCCTGCGGGTCGCGGTCTGTCTGGTGGCGGGCCTGGCCGTGCTGCTGCTCGGGTACGGGCTGCTGACCGTCGCCTTCACCGAGCCGGTCACCCCGGCCCAGTACGCTCCCGAGGCCGCGCGCGTCGTGGCCGCCTACCGCGGCGGTTTCCTGTCGGTGGTCGGGGCCCATCTGCGCGAGCTGCCGACGGCTCTCGGCGCGAACCTGATGTACACCCCCGACATGCTGGCCGCGTTCCTGGCCGGCCTCGCGGCGGCCAAGGCGGGGCTGGTGGAGCGACGGGGGCGGGACCGGCGGTGGCTGCGAGGGGTCGTCGTACGGTGGCTGCCGGTCGGCCTGGCCGGTGGTGTGGTCACGGCCTGCTGTGCGAACGGGCCGCTCGACAGCCGGTGGTTCCTGGTCGGGCACGCGGTGTCGCTGCTGACCGCGCCCGCGCTCACGGCGTCGTACGCGTGCGGGCTGCTCCTGCTCCTCAGCGCCGTGCGCCCGGCGGCGGCCCGCGTGCTCGCCGCCTCCGGGCGCATGGCCCTCACTCACTACCTCACCCAGTCGCTGGTCCTCGCGCTCGTCTTCACCGGGTACGGCTTCGGTCTCTACGACCGGGTCGGCACCGCCGTCGTCCTCGCCGGGTGCGTGATGCTGTACGGCGCCCAACTCGCCCTCGGTGTATGGCTGATGGGGCGAGTCAGGTACGCACCGGCCGAGCTGGTATTGCGGACCGTCACGCTCGGGCGGAGCCCTGGTAGCTCTCCACGGCGTTCTCCTTGTCCAGGCTCAGGCCCAGCCCCGGCAGCAGACGAGCCGCTGCGCGTTCCGTGA
- a CDS encoding DUF3592 domain-containing protein yields the protein MNARLLLLALSTGLGLGFLLLAVRQLVTMARLWARGVLVTGVVAPRVPGDRRRTGLVVFTDHLGRTIVMDPGAYGSLSGLPPVGGTVPVVYPRDRPESARLWTARYLLSPALGWFLSSTVAFASGTTMVTR from the coding sequence ATGAACGCCAGGCTGCTGCTGCTTGCCCTGAGCACGGGGCTCGGCCTCGGGTTTCTCCTGCTCGCCGTCCGGCAGTTGGTGACCATGGCACGGCTGTGGGCACGTGGAGTGCTCGTGACGGGTGTCGTGGCACCGCGAGTGCCGGGCGACCGACGGCGGACCGGACTCGTGGTGTTCACCGACCACCTGGGGCGGACCATCGTCATGGATCCGGGCGCGTACGGGTCGCTGAGCGGACTGCCGCCGGTCGGCGGGACGGTGCCCGTGGTCTATCCGCGCGACCGGCCCGAGTCGGCCAGGTTGTGGACCGCGCGGTATCTGCTGTCACCGGCGCTCGGGTGGTTCCTTTCGTCAACCGTGGCCTTCGCCAGCGGGACCACGATGGTGACGCGGTGA
- a CDS encoding C40 family peptidase, whose translation MRRPLRTHGYRAATAVALACALTAATQQGAQADPQTLTDVQKELESLYHRAEVATDKYNAADGKVKAQKKRVGSLDSQVRTTEAKLTRLNSLAGAAARAQYRGGGMPAELQFALARDPGRALDNAGLALRAQQNTQNLLTDLKTTKSALRTRTDEAAAELKRLQASRHAMATQRRTIEQHIAEAKLLESSLAAKERQRLADLEKKQSDQAQAKWESTGILKKVGTDTTTAGQKAIAFAAQQIGKPYVWGAEGPDSFDCSGLTSQAWLAAGVTIPRTSEMQWAQLKHVPIEDMRPGDLIIYFSDASHVAIYVGGGDIISAPRPGRYVYKSPAASMQILGVVRPEA comes from the coding sequence ATGAGACGGCCCCTGCGCACCCACGGCTACCGGGCGGCGACAGCAGTCGCCCTGGCCTGCGCCCTCACGGCGGCGACCCAACAGGGCGCCCAGGCCGACCCCCAGACCCTCACCGATGTACAGAAGGAGCTGGAGAGCCTGTACCACCGGGCGGAGGTGGCGACCGACAAGTACAACGCGGCTGACGGCAAGGTGAAGGCACAGAAGAAGCGGGTCGGTTCACTCGACTCCCAGGTCCGCACGACCGAGGCGAAACTGACCCGCCTCAACTCCCTTGCCGGAGCCGCGGCCCGGGCCCAGTACCGCGGCGGCGGCATGCCCGCCGAGCTGCAGTTCGCCCTGGCCCGCGATCCCGGACGGGCCCTGGACAACGCGGGGTTGGCCCTGCGGGCCCAGCAGAACACGCAGAACCTGCTGACCGACCTGAAGACGACGAAGTCGGCCCTGCGCACCCGCACGGACGAGGCGGCGGCCGAGCTGAAGCGGTTGCAGGCGAGCCGCCACGCGATGGCGACGCAGCGCAGGACGATCGAGCAGCACATCGCCGAGGCGAAGCTGTTGGAGTCCTCGCTGGCGGCGAAGGAACGCCAACGCCTCGCCGACCTGGAGAAGAAGCAGTCCGACCAGGCCCAGGCGAAGTGGGAGAGCACGGGCATCCTCAAGAAGGTCGGCACCGACACGACGACCGCCGGCCAGAAGGCCATCGCCTTCGCCGCGCAGCAGATCGGCAAGCCCTACGTCTGGGGCGCCGAGGGCCCCGACTCCTTCGACTGCTCCGGCCTCACGTCCCAGGCGTGGCTGGCGGCGGGCGTCACGATCCCCCGCACGTCGGAGATGCAGTGGGCCCAGCTGAAGCACGTCCCGATCGAGGACATGCGACCCGGTGACCTGATCATCTACTTCTCCGACGCGAGCCATGTGGCGATCTACGTCGGGGGCGGGGACATCATCTCGGCGCCGCGTCCGGGGCGGTACGTGTACAAGTCGCCGGCGGCGTCGATGCAGATACTGGGGGTGGTGCGGCCGGAGGCGTGA
- a CDS encoding DUF4913 domain-containing protein produces MTVRAPGLDHATEAPTTASGEVPQPASAPKFILYLQGPEYGQSLRQLTLWVHHVLLPVYGREVTSMAPWCSRWWEHREAVAQLHALWLAWGELSDTGSESGLSGPASWHRDYLNPVMHILRDPSGPFAGCKPGSHRAKESPPVDATDPFGPPPQPKSRT; encoded by the coding sequence ATGACGGTCCGGGCCCCTGGACTCGATCACGCGACTGAAGCGCCGACCACAGCCTCCGGCGAAGTCCCGCAGCCCGCCTCCGCGCCGAAGTTCATCCTCTACTTGCAGGGACCCGAGTACGGGCAGTCGCTGCGCCAACTGACCCTGTGGGTGCATCACGTGCTGTTGCCGGTCTACGGCCGCGAGGTCACCTCCATGGCCCCGTGGTGCTCACGTTGGTGGGAACACCGAGAAGCCGTGGCCCAGTTGCACGCCCTGTGGCTTGCCTGGGGCGAGCTGAGCGACACCGGCTCCGAGTCCGGTCTGAGCGGTCCCGCCAGCTGGCACCGGGACTACTTGAACCCGGTCATGCACATCCTGCGCGACCCGTCCGGGCCGTTCGCCGGCTGCAAGCCCGGCTCTCACCGTGCGAAGGAGTCACCGCCCGTCGACGCCACCGACCCGTTCGGCCCGCCGCCCCAGCCGAAGAGCCGGACCTGA
- a CDS encoding DUF4913 domain-containing protein, translating into MTTQAAEPAEEQGKGPAFIVYMDGSEYEDGLHRLTLWVRHLLLPVYGREVTSMAPWCSSWWQHKEAVAQLYGLWMAWQELTGPGSGAGGPSTWHRDHLTHVMASLRDPAGPFAGCKVGSHRAKEAPGMDPYPA; encoded by the coding sequence ATGACGACCCAAGCGGCGGAACCGGCGGAAGAGCAGGGGAAAGGGCCCGCCTTCATCGTCTACATGGACGGATCCGAGTACGAGGACGGGCTGCACCGGCTGACGTTGTGGGTCCGCCATCTGCTGCTGCCGGTGTACGGCAGGGAGGTCACCTCCATGGCCCCCTGGTGCTCCAGTTGGTGGCAGCACAAGGAGGCGGTGGCGCAACTGTACGGACTGTGGATGGCATGGCAGGAGCTCACCGGTCCCGGCTCCGGGGCCGGCGGACCCTCGACCTGGCACCGCGACCATCTCACCCATGTCATGGCCTCCTTGCGGGATCCCGCGGGCCCCTTCGCGGGCTGCAAGGTCGGCTCACACCGCGCCAAGGAGGCGCCGGGGATGGATCCGTACCCGGCTTGA
- a CDS encoding glycosyl hydrolase, which yields MRTLRSMRRRTSFLLALLLVVAGVSGTAVLVQAHRSGDTKINETATAAVADHTITLQNRTGSRIWVGSEVNADGSAALTGLPTLDPGQSATIGIPEHAGAGHWRGTFFARQGCTGDSGSTFHCAVGDCGPYADRCSLGQQPTGLAEFNFDPADSAAPWYDVSYVDAVAAAVTITPNDVSPPASGECAVAGCAEDLLSACPADNLTKDAGTGQPLVCVNPNRDAKTPYSDMVNQKCPTAYAWSKQDAEPGNRVMYQCTKCSGLTVAFGTGSTTPAAPATSAPATNPVTTAAPTRKGVSLNPVDGASQALAGSGASWYYNWASSTGAVTKPDGVDYVPMIWGPGSVTDAELGAAVQNGSKELLGFNEPDSATQANLTPEQALDLWPRLESTGLRLGAPAVASGADVAGGWLDRFMQGASDRGLRVDFIPLHWYGADFGPDAANQLRGYLQAVWDRYHKPIWLTEYGLIDFSQGAPRYPGEQEQTDFIKSSVQMMDGLDFVERYAWFTLSTQTSPTGLYDGTTANASGRVYHDVS from the coding sequence ATGCGCACCTTGCGCTCCATGCGCAGACGCACATCGTTCCTTCTGGCACTGCTCCTGGTCGTCGCCGGTGTCTCGGGCACCGCCGTACTGGTCCAGGCCCACCGCTCAGGCGACACCAAGATCAACGAAACCGCGACCGCCGCCGTCGCCGACCACACCATCACCCTGCAGAACCGCACCGGCAGCCGTATCTGGGTCGGCAGCGAGGTCAACGCCGACGGCTCGGCCGCACTCACCGGGCTGCCGACGCTGGACCCGGGGCAGTCCGCCACGATCGGCATCCCCGAGCATGCGGGCGCCGGGCACTGGCGCGGTACCTTCTTCGCCCGCCAGGGCTGCACCGGCGACAGCGGCAGCACGTTCCACTGTGCCGTCGGTGACTGCGGACCGTACGCCGACCGCTGTTCCCTCGGTCAACAGCCCACCGGACTCGCCGAGTTCAACTTCGACCCGGCCGACTCCGCGGCTCCCTGGTACGACGTCAGCTACGTGGACGCGGTCGCCGCCGCGGTCACCATCACGCCGAACGACGTCTCACCGCCCGCGAGCGGCGAGTGCGCGGTAGCGGGCTGTGCCGAGGATCTGCTGTCCGCCTGCCCGGCCGACAACCTCACCAAGGACGCGGGCACCGGGCAGCCGCTGGTGTGTGTCAATCCGAACCGGGACGCGAAGACCCCGTACAGCGACATGGTCAACCAGAAGTGCCCCACGGCGTACGCCTGGTCCAAGCAGGACGCCGAGCCGGGCAACAGGGTCATGTACCAGTGCACCAAGTGCAGCGGCCTGACCGTCGCCTTCGGAACCGGCAGCACCACCCCGGCCGCCCCCGCCACCAGCGCCCCTGCCACCAACCCCGTCACCACTGCCGCCCCGACCCGCAAGGGCGTCAGCCTCAACCCCGTCGACGGTGCCTCCCAGGCGCTGGCCGGGTCCGGCGCGTCCTGGTACTACAACTGGGCCTCCTCCACCGGCGCGGTCACCAAGCCGGACGGCGTGGACTACGTCCCGATGATCTGGGGTCCCGGCTCGGTCACCGACGCCGAACTGGGCGCGGCCGTTCAGAACGGCAGCAAGGAGCTGCTCGGCTTCAACGAGCCCGACTCCGCCACGCAGGCCAACCTGACACCCGAGCAGGCCCTGGACCTCTGGCCCCGGTTGGAGTCCACCGGCCTGCGCCTGGGCGCCCCCGCGGTCGCCTCCGGCGCCGACGTCGCCGGAGGCTGGCTGGACCGTTTCATGCAGGGAGCCTCGGACCGCGGCCTGCGCGTCGACTTCATTCCCCTGCACTGGTACGGCGCCGACTTCGGCCCCGACGCCGCCAACCAGCTGCGCGGCTACCTGCAGGCCGTCTGGGACCGCTACCACAAGCCGATCTGGCTGACCGAGTACGGGCTGATCGACTTCTCCCAGGGTGCTCCCCGCTACCCCGGCGAGCAGGAGCAGACCGACTTCATCAAGTCATCGGTGCAGATGATGGACGGCCTGGACTTCGTCGAGCGCTACGCGTGGTTCACGCTGTCCACGCAGACGAGCCCGACCGGCCTCTACGACGGAACGACCGCCAACGCCAGCGGCCGTGTCTACCACGACGTGAGCTGA